GCGCAGCGCTACGGCTACGTCGAGGAGGCCAAGCTCATCCAGGATCTGTACCTCGACGGCAAGAAGGCCGAGGCCGCCAAGGCAGTGCCCGACGATCTGGTTCGCGCCATGTCGCTCATCGGCTCGAAGGCCGAGGTCGCCGAGCGGGCGGCCGCGTTCCGCGATGCCGGCGTCACCTGCATCCTCGCGTCGCCGGTGGCGGGCACGCACAAGGAGCGTGTGGCCGACATGGAGGCGCTGAAGGGGATCTTCGGGGGCTGAGGCAGGAGTGTGCGCGGCCGAGGTGCGCTCGGGCACAGGGGTGCGCTCCCGGGAGCGGGGTGCCCGCCCGACGGGTTCGGGTGCCCCGGGCAAAAGCACCCCGGAAATCCGCCCGGGTCAAGCGTGCGGATGTCGACGGTCCCAATTGAGCTGGGGAAACGGCGAATTGCTGGGCGCTTTTCCGGGGTGGGCGCATTTCTTGCGCGCATCCCAGGGGCGCTTTTCCGCGCCGACCGGCCCAACCCATGGACCCGGCAGGGCGAGCGGAGTCCGTCAGACGGTCTCCGACTCCGAGGCCTCGCGACTCTTCTTGCGCTCGAAGATCGAGTGGTAGTCGGGGGCGGCCTTGCGTGCGGCGAGGTGGTACGGCAGGAACATGATCACCTCGGTGATCACGAAGGACAGGAACACCGCCGTCGCGGTGTGGAAGATGTACAGGAACGACAGACCGAGCACCACGTAGAGGGCGGTGCCGGCGGCCCGTAGCCAGAACACCTTGGCCGTCTGCCCGACGCGCCGGAGCGCGGCGAACGGAACGGTCGAGAACAGCATCGTCGCCTTCCACAGGCAGGCGATCACCAAGGCCGGGACGAGTGAATGTGACCATGCCGGCCCGAAGATGAGGCTCCACAGGCCGAGGTACGCGGCGACCACGATCGCGCCCACACCCGCGGCGAAGATCAGCGCGACGTGCGCGACCTCACCCTTGTGGCCGTGGGCGAGCTGTCGGACCCGGCCGTAGGCGAGGACGGGTTCGAGAACTCCCGAGATCGTCGAGACGACACGGAATCCGACCGATGCGGCGGGACCGAGGACGACGAGGATGAACGACGTCAGGATCGGCTGGACTATGCCGACCGACGCGGTCTCTCCGGTAACCCACGCGGCGCGGCGCAGGTCCGGTGGCATCCCCGACTCGCGGTGCGCCGGCCGCGGCCAGAAGCGGCACAAAACGGCCAGCATCGCGCCCGCAGCCAGGACGCGCACACAGTTGGGGTTGTCGTGGACGGCCAGCAGCAGCGCCGACAGACATCCGGCCACCAGGATGACCGCGGCCACCGCCTCTAGACGCCAGCGTCCCTGGACCACGCCGATGGTGCGTGCCATCAGCAGGCCCGACGACAGGCCGAGCACGCCGAGCAGGGTGATCACCGGTGCGGGCACCATTGGGCTGACGATGAGCAGGACTCCGGAGCCAAGGGATAGCAGCGCCATCCACCAGGGCATCGAGATGTCGTGGTCGGCCTCCGGAGTGGCCAGACGTGACTCGACGACGAACGCTGACAACAGCTGTGCGACGTAGGTGCCGATGGTCAGCGAGACGGCGAGTTGGCCCTGATGGTCGATCGGTGCGACGCGCGCGAACACGGCGATGAAGATCGCGGGAAAGGCGTTGAGCGCCAAACCGGCCGCGATCTGCACGACCGCCTGCAGATGTTTGGCGTCGACTTTCGACAGGACAGGGGCGAGCACTCCACCGCGACGTGCGGAGGGTGCGTCGTGATCATCGGAGGACAGCGCGGTGGTCCCTGTCTCTGGAGAGCTTCCTGCCAAGGAGGCCCTCGGTACGCCCGATCAGGAGTGCCGCTCCGTCACCGGCACGAAACTTGCGCCGTTTGCGCAACGGCAGTGTGGCTGCGCCGGCGAGTAGTCGGAGCTTGTCGAGCACTGGATATCCCCAGCGCCGATAGATGAAGCCGGTGCCGCGACCGTAGTTGCGGAGTTTGCGGCGCCGCTCGGCCGGCGTCAGATGGGTGAAATCGGTGTGCCCGCGGACGACGATGTCGGGTGCCCAGCGGATAGAGAAATCGTCAAGCTCGGCCAGGCGCAGCACGAGGTCGGTCTCGTCGCCGCTCTGCCACGGGCTGTCGGCGCCCGACCCGATCGTGGAGTCGAACCCGCCGACGGTGACGTAGTCCTTGCGGCGGATTGCCATGCTGGGGACGACGACGGACCATGCGTTGCGGCGGGTGAACTCGGCGTCGGCGGGCGGAAGGGTGTTGCGATCGCCGTCGGCGTCGATCAGCCGGGCGGCGCACACCGACGCGGTGGGTGTGCAGTGCGCGGACAGGCGTTCGAGGAAGTCGTGTTCGAGGCGACAGTTGTCGGTGAGGAGATAGATCCAGTCGATGTCGTCGGTGAACTGCGCCGCGGCCGTGTTGTGGCCTGCCGTGCTGCCGCCGCGCTTGACCACGGTCCGGATGGTCAGTATGTCCGAATATAGATCGTGCACCTTCTTCAGGCCCTCGACGGCGTCCACATTGTCGTCGTAGGCGATTGACACCATCGCCGGGCGTACGGTCTGTGCGGCGAGGTCGCCGAGCAGGCGACAGATCGAATCCCACCGGCCCACAGTGGTGATCGCCATCCCGAACGACGGGGAGTCCCCGCGGTCTTCGGTGTCTCCGGTCGACGGTCTCTCGTCGCGATCCGTGGACGCATTTCGCCCCGTCGTCATGTCACCACCGTCATGTCAGAACCCCTCGGGAGCGCGCCGGATGGTTCCCGAATCCACCTGTTCGAACGCTCCCACGTCTCGCGCGGCGGCCGAACTCACGCGCCATAGTGTATGGCTTACGTGCCATAGTGTATGGCACGAGAGGGTGACCCTGCGCTCGACGAACGGCTCGCCCCGGATCGACAAGGCAGGGGGCACGGGCACGTGAACGATTCCGCCCTGCCCGAATCCGCCGCACCCGCGTGGTGGCTGACGCCCGCGGTGCTGATCCTCGTGCCGGTGGCCGCATCGATCGTGTCGTGGATCTCGCTGATTGCGTGGTGCTCGGCCGGCGGGTGCCCGGCGGGATCCTGGCTGCAGTTGCGTGGATTCCTCGAACCGTCCCCGGTCACCGTCGCGGGCGTCACCCTGCTCCTGGTCTGGTACGCGCTGGTCGTCGTGCTGGCCACCGTCGGCTGGCGGCTCGGGACCGGTACGCGTCCGTCGGCCGAACTCGTGACCCGTACACGTCTGCCGGCATTCGAACGCCGCTACTTTCTGCTGATCCTGGCCGTCGCGACGATCGGGGTCGGCTACTCCTACTACCGCATCGCCGGGACAACGTCGATCATCGAATCCCTCGTGACACAGACGGGAAACTCGTTCACCGAGGCCTTGCCGGCGTCGGCGGGTATCCCAACCCTGCGCTACGCGACGATCCTCGCCGCACCTCTCGGCGTGCACCTGTGGCGCACCAAGGTCATCCGAGCGCCGCTCATGACCGTGGCGGTGGTGCTGCTCCTGCTCAATTCGATGGTGGCGTCGCGGCTCTCATTGCTGATGGCGGTCGTGGTCTATCTGGTCATCTGGTCGGCGGCACGCCGCGGGGCCAACGGCGGAGCGCGGAAGCCGCTGCGTCCCTGGATGGTGATCGCCGGTGTGGTGGTCCTGTTCGCCCTGCTGACCACGCTCAACTACGTGCGCAACGGCAATTACTACCGCGACGCCGGGGTCTCGAACCCGGTGGCGATGAACGTCTATCAGATGGGTGCGTATCTGGCGGTGCCCGCGCAGGTGTCGCTCGGGGTGTCCGACGCGGTAATGCGCGGCAGTTTCGAGAAACCGGGCACCGCGGGCGGTTCGGTCAGCGCAGCGCTCCCGAGCTTCCTGGTGCCCGAGGACGAGACGCGCGGCAAGGAGGCGGTGGACGCGGGTCTGTACGACTTCACCGTGTCGTCGGCGCCGAACTTCACGACGAATTCCGAATTCGCCGACACTTATGCCGATTTCGGTGCCTGGGGATGGTTCTACACCCTCCTCCTGTTTCCGCTCGCCGGGTATATCTCCGGCCGGTTCTCGACCTACGGTCCGGTGATCGCGGGCACCACCGGGGTCATTGCCTACTGCTTTGCCGAGGTCTGGCGAATCCAGCTCCTGACGCAGGGGATCGTGGTGTTCCTCGTGCTGCTGACGGCGGTCGGCATGGCGGTGGCGGGAGCGGGCCTGCGGACACGTCCCGAGCTTGACGACGAACATCTGAACGAGAGAAGTGGAGTCACGTGAGCAACAGCGCAGTGGGTGTCACCTACCGCCCGGACACGACCGGCAACGATTGGTTGCGGTCGACGGCGGGCGCGATCCGGGACCACTGGATCGTCATCGTCGCGTGCGCGCTGGTGGGCGGTGTCGTCGGCCTCGTCCTGACCACACAGCAGACCCCGATGTACGAGTCGTCGGCGACGATCTATCAGACACCCCGCCCCGCCGACAGCGACAGCGTGAGTCGGCAGCGGACCGAGGCCTACACCGAGTTGCTGACATCGGACCGGTTGATCGCGACCGCGCTGGCGCAGAGCGGGCTACCGATGTCGATCGGCGAGGCCCGGGACGCGACCACTGCGGGTGCCAACACCGGCAGCGCGATCCTCACCGTCACCACCCGGACGGACGATCCGCAGACGTCGGCGAGGCTGGCCAACGCGCTGGCCGACGCGCTGCCGGCCACGGTTACCGCGCTCGACGGTGACCAGCCGGGCACCCCGACACCGACAGAGGACACGGCGAACGCAGATCAGGTGCGACTGTCGGTGATCACACCCGCCGTGCCGGACAACCAGAGCGAGGGCCGCAACTACGGCCGCAACATTTCTCTCGGTGTCGTCGCCGGCCTGCTGGTGGGGCTCCTCTACGCCTACGCCCGTGGTCTGGTCGGGCGACGCGTGCGTGACGAGGCAGAGGTGAGTCGATTCCTCTCCGGTCCGGTGCTCGCGACGATCCCGTCCGAGAAGACTCTCGGGGAGTCGGGCATCGTCGACTATCACCGTCCGGACAACCGTGCGGCTCAAGCGCTCCGGCGACTGCGCACCACGGTGACCGGTCGAGAGTCGGGGCCGGCGACGCTGCGCTCGATCGTCGTGACCGGGGCGTCGGCGGGTGACGGGTCGACAACGATCGCGGTCAACCTGGCGATCGCGCTGGCGGACAGCGGCTCCGAGGTCGTCCTGGTCGACGCGGCGCTCGACGGCCGGCCGACGGGGTCTCGACACGCCGCCGACGCGGAGTCATCGCCGGAGGGGCTCACCACCTATCTGGGCGGTCGAGGCAGGTTGGGGGAGTTCATCTCCCGGACCTCACGGTCCCATCTGTCGCTGGTTCCCGCCGGCCCGGCGGTCGGCAACTCGTCTGAGCTGCTCGCCTCGGAGCGATTGGCTGACGGTCTCACCGAGTTGGCGGAGCAGTTCGACCACGTCATCGTGGACACCGCGTCCCTGCAGGATTCGTCGGATCCGCTCGTCGTCGGTCGTATCGCCGATGCGGTCCTTGTCGTCGCGCGGTCCGGGCACACGCGATACGGCGACCTGCGCACGGCGGTCGAACGTCTCGCCCTCGCCGACGTCGCCGTCCTCGGGGTCGTGCTGAACGGTTCACCGCGCCCGGCATGGCAATTCGGCCGCGCCGCGAAGGCCGGGCAGTCTGCGGATCAGGTGCTCGCCGACGTGCCTCCCGGAACTGCTATCGACACACCACTTCCACAGGATCGCTGAGTCGCGCGGGGGTGGTCTCGAGTTTCTCGATGGTCACCGGGTTGTCGGGTGACGACCCGGGGGTACACGTCGATCCGGTCGTCGCGGAGACCGCCGTCCACGACGACGGTGCGCCGCGCCAGGTGACCTCGGCGTCGGTGATGCGACCGGTCGAGTCCAGAAACGACAGCGCCGGGCCTGCCGAGTCCCGATCACGAGGCGAGCCGGTCACGGTCACCGCGATGCGGTCGATTCGGAAGTCGTCGGAACGGTTGGCGGAGAACGCGATCGCGGGGGTGGTGGTCTCGATCTCGACCTCCCGAAGGTGACGCTGCGAGTCGTCTGCAGGCCGACGATGCCGATGCCGTCGGCGATGTCGTCTGCCGCGACGGTGAGGCCCCGCAGCGCGACGCCGGTGGCCGGCCGGGCGGCGGTCGATTCGACGAGGGCCGACCACCGTTCGCATCGTCGGACGGTGATCTCGGACAATTCGAGGTCGAATCGGCTGAACGTGTCGTCGGCGGCGCCTTGCGGCCGGGCCAGCACGTGCACGCCCGCCTCGCCGTCCTCGACGGTGAGGCCGGTCAGTCGAACACCTTGCGAGGCAAGATATTTCCATTCGGTATCGGAGTCTGGTGCGGCGCTGTCGAGGATGACGCCCGCCCCGGTGCGGACCCCGCTCACGGTGACGCCGGAGACGGTGACCCGATTCGCTCCGGCGAGGCGGATCCCGTTGGCGGCACCGCCGGAGACGGTGATGTCGGCGATGGTGAAGTCGGCGTCGGACCAGTCGGTCAGCGCCGACAGCGAGAACGTCTCGGCGTCGCTGTCGAAGCCGTCGGACTCCGAGTGGTAGGTGACCAGCGCGAGCCCGTCGTCGCCGGTGTTGTTCGCCGTGCAGTTGCGGACCTGACCGCGTCGGCACGCGTTGAAGTGGATGCCGTCGGCCATGGTGTCGGTTGCGCGGACGTTCGTGACCGTGACGTCGGAGACGCCCATCATGATCACGCCCGCCTGCGGACTCGACCGAATAGCGCAGTCCGCGACCGTGACCCCGGATACCGGTCCTTTCGAGCCGGTCCAGTCGGCCGGCACCGACGATCCGTCGGACGGATATCCGACGACCCGG
This sequence is a window from Gordonia insulae. Protein-coding genes within it:
- a CDS encoding polysaccharide biosynthesis protein; translated protein: MLAPVLSKVDAKHLQAVVQIAAGLALNAFPAIFIAVFARVAPIDHQGQLAVSLTIGTYVAQLLSAFVVESRLATPEADHDISMPWWMALLSLGSGVLLIVSPMVPAPVITLLGVLGLSSGLLMARTIGVVQGRWRLEAVAAVILVAGCLSALLLAVHDNPNCVRVLAAGAMLAVLCRFWPRPAHRESGMPPDLRRAAWVTGETASVGIVQPILTSFILVVLGPAASVGFRVVSTISGVLEPVLAYGRVRQLAHGHKGEVAHVALIFAAGVGAIVVAAYLGLWSLIFGPAWSHSLVPALVIACLWKATMLFSTVPFAALRRVGQTAKVFWLRAAGTALYVVLGLSFLYIFHTATAVFLSFVITEVIMFLPYHLAARKAAPDYHSIFERKKSREASESETV
- a CDS encoding glycosyltransferase family 2 protein, which codes for MTTGRNASTDRDERPSTGDTEDRGDSPSFGMAITTVGRWDSICRLLGDLAAQTVRPAMVSIAYDDNVDAVEGLKKVHDLYSDILTIRTVVKRGGSTAGHNTAAAQFTDDIDWIYLLTDNCRLEHDFLERLSAHCTPTASVCAARLIDADGDRNTLPPADAEFTRRNAWSVVVPSMAIRRKDYVTVGGFDSTIGSGADSPWQSGDETDLVLRLAELDDFSIRWAPDIVVRGHTDFTHLTPAERRRKLRNYGRGTGFIYRRWGYPVLDKLRLLAGAATLPLRKRRKFRAGDGAALLIGRTEGLLGRKLSRDRDHRAVLR
- a CDS encoding O-antigen polymerase, whose protein sequence is MNDSALPESAAPAWWLTPAVLILVPVAASIVSWISLIAWCSAGGCPAGSWLQLRGFLEPSPVTVAGVTLLLVWYALVVVLATVGWRLGTGTRPSAELVTRTRLPAFERRYFLLILAVATIGVGYSYYRIAGTTSIIESLVTQTGNSFTEALPASAGIPTLRYATILAAPLGVHLWRTKVIRAPLMTVAVVLLLLNSMVASRLSLLMAVVVYLVIWSAARRGANGGARKPLRPWMVIAGVVVLFALLTTLNYVRNGNYYRDAGVSNPVAMNVYQMGAYLAVPAQVSLGVSDAVMRGSFEKPGTAGGSVSAALPSFLVPEDETRGKEAVDAGLYDFTVSSAPNFTTNSEFADTYADFGAWGWFYTLLLFPLAGYISGRFSTYGPVIAGTTGVIAYCFAEVWRIQLLTQGIVVFLVLLTAVGMAVAGAGLRTRPELDDEHLNERSGVT
- a CDS encoding polysaccharide biosynthesis tyrosine autokinase produces the protein MSNSAVGVTYRPDTTGNDWLRSTAGAIRDHWIVIVACALVGGVVGLVLTTQQTPMYESSATIYQTPRPADSDSVSRQRTEAYTELLTSDRLIATALAQSGLPMSIGEARDATTAGANTGSAILTVTTRTDDPQTSARLANALADALPATVTALDGDQPGTPTPTEDTANADQVRLSVITPAVPDNQSEGRNYGRNISLGVVAGLLVGLLYAYARGLVGRRVRDEAEVSRFLSGPVLATIPSEKTLGESGIVDYHRPDNRAAQALRRLRTTVTGRESGPATLRSIVVTGASAGDGSTTIAVNLAIALADSGSEVVLVDAALDGRPTGSRHAADAESSPEGLTTYLGGRGRLGEFISRTSRSHLSLVPAGPAVGNSSELLASERLADGLTELAEQFDHVIVDTASLQDSSDPLVVGRIADAVLVVARSGHTRYGDLRTAVERLALADVAVLGVVLNGSPRPAWQFGRAAKAGQSADQVLADVPPGTAIDTPLPQDR
- a CDS encoding glycosyl hydrolase family 28-related protein, with product MTTSSARPVSRRTFLAMIPAVAALAACSSSSSGSTHNVRDFGAVGDGRQDDSGPIGRAVAQMRDGDTLLFPAGTYRYAQRDPDGGAAISLTGLDRVTVDFDARAELVMDNLADDGSGTGHGLVVRGPAAQVSLRGVRIRWATQPSQRSFGDGIRVVGYPSDGSSVPADWTGSKGPVSGVTVADCAIRSSPQAGVIMMGVSDVTVTNVRATDTMADGIHFNACRRGQVRNCTANNTGDDGLALVTYHSESDGFDSDAETFSLSALTDWSDADFTIADITVSGGAANGIRLAGANRVTVSGVTVSGVRTGAGVILDSAAPDSDTEWKYLASQGVRLTGLTVEDGEAGVHVLARPQGAADDTFSRFDLELSEITVRRCERWSALVESTAARPATGVALRGLTVAADDIADGIGIVGLQTTRSVTFGRSRSRPPPPRSRSPPTVPTTSESTASR